Proteins encoded by one window of Mus musculus strain C57BL/6J chromosome 10, GRCm38.p6 C57BL/6J:
- the Avil gene encoding advillin isoform X2 produces MSLSSAFRAVSNDPRIITWRIEKMELALVPLSAHGNFYEGDCYIVLSTRRVGSLLSQNIHFWIGKDSSQDEQSCAAIYTTQLDDYLGGSPVQHREVQYHESDTFRGYFKQGIIYKKGGVASGMKHVETNTYDVKRLLHVKGKRNIQATEVSLTRECPGCPVLPPWHLRLPRTALTAHTQVEMSWDSFNRGDVFLLDLGMVIIQWNGPESNSGERLKAMLLAKDIRDRERGGRAEIGVIEGDKEAASPGLMTVLQDTLGRRSMIKPAVSDEIMDQQQKSSIMLYHVSDTAGQLSVTEVATRPLVQDLLNHDDCYILDQSGTKIYVWKGKGATKVEKQAAMSKALDFIKMKGYPSSTNVETVNDGAESAMFKQLFQKWSVKDQTTGLGKIFSTGKIAKIFQDKFDVSLLHTKPEVAAQERMVDDGKGQVEVWRIENLELVPVEYQWHGFFYGGDCYLVLYTYDVNGKPHYILYIWQGRHASRDELAASAYRAVEVDQQFDGAPVQVRVSMGKEPRHFMAIFKGKLVIYEGGTSRKGNEEPDPPVRLFQIHGNDKSNTKAVEVSASASSLNSNDVFLLRTQAEHYLWYGKGSSGDERAMAKELVDLLCDGNADTVAEGQEPPEFWDLLGGKTAYANDKRLQQETLDVQVRLFECSNKTGRFLVTEVTDFTQEDLSPGDVMLLDTWDQVFLWIGAEANATEKKGALSTAQEYLVTHPSGRDPDTPILIIKQGFEPPTFTGWFLAWDPHIWSEGKSYEQLKNELGDATAIVRITADMKNATLYLNPSDGEPKYYPVEVLLKGQNQELPEDVDPAKKENYLSEQDFVSVFGITRGQFTALPGWKQLQLKKERGLF; encoded by the exons ATGTCTCTGAGCAGTGCCTTCAGGGCTGTGAGCAACGACCCCCGGATCATCACATGGAGAATTGAG AAAATGGAGCTGGCGCTGGTGCCCCTGAGTGCTCACGGCAACTTCTACGAGGGAGACTGCTACATCGTCCTCTCG ACccggagagtgggcagccttctctccCAGAACATCCACTTTTGGATCGGGAAGGACTCCTCCCAGGACGAGCAGAGCTGCGCGGCCATCTATACCACACAGCTGGATGACTACCTGGGAGGCAGCCCGGTGCAGCACCGTGAGGTCCAGTACCACGAGTCCGACACCTTCCGTGGCTACTTCAAGCAGGGCATCAT CTATAAAAAGGGGGGTGTGGCCTCTGGGATGAAGCACGTGGAGACCAACACCTATGATGTGAAGAGGCTGCTACACGTaaaggggaaaagaaacatcCAAGCCACGGAGGTGAGTCTCACACGTGAGTGTCCTGGGTGCCCGGTGCTCCCGCCCTGGCACCTAAGACTGCCCCGAACCGCTCTGACTGCTCACACGCAGGTGGAAATGAGCTGGGACAGCTTTAACCGAGGCGATGTCTTCCTGCTGGACCTTGGGATGGTCATCATCCAGTGGAATGGCCCGGAGAGCAACAGTGGGGAACGTCTCAAG GCTATGCTTCTGGCAAAGGACATTCGGGACAGGGAGCGAGGGGGCCGTGCTGAAATTGGGGTGATTGAGGGAGACAAGGAGGCGGCCAGCCCAGGGCTGATGACAGTCCTCCAGGATACCCTTGGTCGACGCTCCATGATAAAGCCTGCAGTTTCTGATGAGATCATGGACCAACAACAGAAATCAAGTATCATGTTATATCA TGTCTCCGACACAGCTGGGCAGCTGTCAGTCACAGAGGTGGCAACAAGGCCCCTGGTCCAGGACCTACTGAACCACGAT GACTGCTACATCCTGGACCAAAGTGGCACCAAGATCTACGTGTGGAAAGGCAAAGGAGCCACCAAGGTTGAGAAACAGGCGGCCATGTCCAAAGCCCTG GATTTCATCAAGATGAAGGGATACCCCAGCAGCACCAACGTGGAGACCGTCAACGATGGCGCAGAGTCGGCCATGTTCAAACAGTTGTTCCAGAAATGGTCGGTGAAGGACCAGACCACGGGCTTGGGGAAAATATTCAGCACTGGTAAAATCG CTAAAATCTTCCAGGACAAGTTCGATGTGTCTCTGCTACACACCAAGCCAGAAGTGGCTGCACAGGAGAGAATGGTGGACGACGGCAAAGGCCAGGTTGAG GTCTGGAGAATTGAGAACCTGGAGCTGGTCCCCGTGGAATACCAGTGGCATGGCTTCTTCTACGGGGGAGACTGCTATCTGGTTCTCTACACGTACGATGTGAACGGGAAACCCCATTACATCTTGTACATCTGGCAG GGCCGCCACGcatcccgggatgagctggcagCCTCAGCCTATCGGGCAGTGGAGGTGGATCAGCAGTTTGATGGAGCCCCTGTGCAGGTCCGGGTTAGCATGGGGAAGGAGCCACGCCACTTCATGGCCATCTTCAAAGGAAAGCTGGTTATCTACGAG GGCGGGACTTCCAGGAAGGGAAACGAGGAGCCGGACCCTCCAGTAAGGCTCTTCCAGATCCACGGGAACGACAAATCCAACACCAAAGCAGTGGAGGTCTCGGCCTCTGCTTCCTCGCTCAACTCCAACGACGTCTTTCTGCTGCGGACTCAGGCAGAGCACTACCTGTGGTACGGCAAG GGGTCTAGTGGGGACGAGCGGGCGATGGCTAAGGAGCTGGTCGACCTTCTCTGTGATGGCAATGCGGACACTGTGGCTGAGGGCCAGGAGCCACCTGAGTTCTGGGACCTTCTGGGAGGAAAAACAGCCTACGCTAATGACAAAAG GCTGCAGCAAGAAACCCTGGACGTCCAGGTCCGGCTCTTTGAGTGTTCCAATAAGACTGGCCGCTTCCTTGTTACGGAGGTCACGGACTTCACCCAGGAGGACCTGAGCCCAGGTGATGTGATGCTTCTGGACACCTGGGACCAG GTGTTCTTGTGGATAGGAGCGGAGGCCAATGCCACGGAGAAGAAGGGGGCCCTCTCGACGGCTCAGGAGTACCTGGTCACACATCCTAGTGGCCGAGACCCCGACACACCGATTCTGATCATCAAACAGGGCTTTGAGCCCCCCACCTTCACAGGCTGGTTCCTGGCATGGGACCCTCACATTTGGAGC GAAGGAAAATCATATGAGCAGCTAAAGAACGAGCTGGGAGATGCAACTGCCATTGTGCGAATCACCGCT GACATGAAGAACGCAACACTTTACCTGAATCCTAGTGACGGTGAGCCAAAGTACTACCCGGTGGAAGTTCTGCTGAAAGGTCAGAACCAGGAGCTGCCTGAGGATGTGGACCCCGCCAAAAAGGAG
- the Avil gene encoding advillin isoform X1: MHVCFKGNVSSLWPRALDQGDSSSRKTATMSLSSAFRAVSNDPRIITWRIEKMELALVPLSAHGNFYEGDCYIVLSTRRVGSLLSQNIHFWIGKDSSQDEQSCAAIYTTQLDDYLGGSPVQHREVQYHESDTFRGYFKQGIIYKKGGVASGMKHVETNTYDVKRLLHVKGKRNIQATEVSLTRECPGCPVLPPWHLRLPRTALTAHTQVEMSWDSFNRGDVFLLDLGMVIIQWNGPESNSGERLKAMLLAKDIRDRERGGRAEIGVIEGDKEAASPGLMTVLQDTLGRRSMIKPAVSDEIMDQQQKSSIMLYHVSDTAGQLSVTEVATRPLVQDLLNHDDCYILDQSGTKIYVWKGKGATKVEKQAAMSKALDFIKMKGYPSSTNVETVNDGAESAMFKQLFQKWSVKDQTTGLGKIFSTGKIAKIFQDKFDVSLLHTKPEVAAQERMVDDGKGQVEVWRIENLELVPVEYQWHGFFYGGDCYLVLYTYDVNGKPHYILYIWQGRHASRDELAASAYRAVEVDQQFDGAPVQVRVSMGKEPRHFMAIFKGKLVIYEGGTSRKGNEEPDPPVRLFQIHGNDKSNTKAVEVSASASSLNSNDVFLLRTQAEHYLWYGKGSSGDERAMAKELVDLLCDGNADTVAEGQEPPEFWDLLGGKTAYANDKRLQQETLDVQVRLFECSNKTGRFLVTEVTDFTQEDLSPGDVMLLDTWDQVFLWIGAEANATEKKGALSTAQEYLVTHPSGRDPDTPILIIKQGFEPPTFTGWFLAWDPHIWSEGKSYEQLKNELGDATAIVRITADMKNATLYLNPSDGEPKYYPVEVLLKGQNQELPEDVDPAKKENYLSEQDFVSVFGITRGQFTALPGWKQLQLKKERGLF, encoded by the exons ATGCATGTATGTTTTAAAGGAAATGTGTCATCCCTATGGCCCAGAGCTCTTGACCAAGGTGACAGCAG TTCCAGGAAGACAGCCACTATGTCTCTGAGCAGTGCCTTCAGGGCTGTGAGCAACGACCCCCGGATCATCACATGGAGAATTGAG AAAATGGAGCTGGCGCTGGTGCCCCTGAGTGCTCACGGCAACTTCTACGAGGGAGACTGCTACATCGTCCTCTCG ACccggagagtgggcagccttctctccCAGAACATCCACTTTTGGATCGGGAAGGACTCCTCCCAGGACGAGCAGAGCTGCGCGGCCATCTATACCACACAGCTGGATGACTACCTGGGAGGCAGCCCGGTGCAGCACCGTGAGGTCCAGTACCACGAGTCCGACACCTTCCGTGGCTACTTCAAGCAGGGCATCAT CTATAAAAAGGGGGGTGTGGCCTCTGGGATGAAGCACGTGGAGACCAACACCTATGATGTGAAGAGGCTGCTACACGTaaaggggaaaagaaacatcCAAGCCACGGAGGTGAGTCTCACACGTGAGTGTCCTGGGTGCCCGGTGCTCCCGCCCTGGCACCTAAGACTGCCCCGAACCGCTCTGACTGCTCACACGCAGGTGGAAATGAGCTGGGACAGCTTTAACCGAGGCGATGTCTTCCTGCTGGACCTTGGGATGGTCATCATCCAGTGGAATGGCCCGGAGAGCAACAGTGGGGAACGTCTCAAG GCTATGCTTCTGGCAAAGGACATTCGGGACAGGGAGCGAGGGGGCCGTGCTGAAATTGGGGTGATTGAGGGAGACAAGGAGGCGGCCAGCCCAGGGCTGATGACAGTCCTCCAGGATACCCTTGGTCGACGCTCCATGATAAAGCCTGCAGTTTCTGATGAGATCATGGACCAACAACAGAAATCAAGTATCATGTTATATCA TGTCTCCGACACAGCTGGGCAGCTGTCAGTCACAGAGGTGGCAACAAGGCCCCTGGTCCAGGACCTACTGAACCACGAT GACTGCTACATCCTGGACCAAAGTGGCACCAAGATCTACGTGTGGAAAGGCAAAGGAGCCACCAAGGTTGAGAAACAGGCGGCCATGTCCAAAGCCCTG GATTTCATCAAGATGAAGGGATACCCCAGCAGCACCAACGTGGAGACCGTCAACGATGGCGCAGAGTCGGCCATGTTCAAACAGTTGTTCCAGAAATGGTCGGTGAAGGACCAGACCACGGGCTTGGGGAAAATATTCAGCACTGGTAAAATCG CTAAAATCTTCCAGGACAAGTTCGATGTGTCTCTGCTACACACCAAGCCAGAAGTGGCTGCACAGGAGAGAATGGTGGACGACGGCAAAGGCCAGGTTGAG GTCTGGAGAATTGAGAACCTGGAGCTGGTCCCCGTGGAATACCAGTGGCATGGCTTCTTCTACGGGGGAGACTGCTATCTGGTTCTCTACACGTACGATGTGAACGGGAAACCCCATTACATCTTGTACATCTGGCAG GGCCGCCACGcatcccgggatgagctggcagCCTCAGCCTATCGGGCAGTGGAGGTGGATCAGCAGTTTGATGGAGCCCCTGTGCAGGTCCGGGTTAGCATGGGGAAGGAGCCACGCCACTTCATGGCCATCTTCAAAGGAAAGCTGGTTATCTACGAG GGCGGGACTTCCAGGAAGGGAAACGAGGAGCCGGACCCTCCAGTAAGGCTCTTCCAGATCCACGGGAACGACAAATCCAACACCAAAGCAGTGGAGGTCTCGGCCTCTGCTTCCTCGCTCAACTCCAACGACGTCTTTCTGCTGCGGACTCAGGCAGAGCACTACCTGTGGTACGGCAAG GGGTCTAGTGGGGACGAGCGGGCGATGGCTAAGGAGCTGGTCGACCTTCTCTGTGATGGCAATGCGGACACTGTGGCTGAGGGCCAGGAGCCACCTGAGTTCTGGGACCTTCTGGGAGGAAAAACAGCCTACGCTAATGACAAAAG GCTGCAGCAAGAAACCCTGGACGTCCAGGTCCGGCTCTTTGAGTGTTCCAATAAGACTGGCCGCTTCCTTGTTACGGAGGTCACGGACTTCACCCAGGAGGACCTGAGCCCAGGTGATGTGATGCTTCTGGACACCTGGGACCAG GTGTTCTTGTGGATAGGAGCGGAGGCCAATGCCACGGAGAAGAAGGGGGCCCTCTCGACGGCTCAGGAGTACCTGGTCACACATCCTAGTGGCCGAGACCCCGACACACCGATTCTGATCATCAAACAGGGCTTTGAGCCCCCCACCTTCACAGGCTGGTTCCTGGCATGGGACCCTCACATTTGGAGC GAAGGAAAATCATATGAGCAGCTAAAGAACGAGCTGGGAGATGCAACTGCCATTGTGCGAATCACCGCT GACATGAAGAACGCAACACTTTACCTGAATCCTAGTGACGGTGAGCCAAAGTACTACCCGGTGGAAGTTCTGCTGAAAGGTCAGAACCAGGAGCTGCCTGAGGATGTGGACCCCGCCAAAAAGGAG
- the Avil gene encoding advillin, which produces MSLSSAFRAVSNDPRIITWRIEKMELALVPLSAHGNFYEGDCYIVLSTRRVGSLLSQNIHFWIGKDSSQDEQSCAAIYTTQLDDYLGGSPVQHREVQYHESDTFRGYFKQGIIYKKGGVASGMKHVETNTYDVKRLLHVKGKRNIQATEVEMSWDSFNRGDVFLLDLGMVIIQWNGPESNSGERLKAMLLAKDIRDRERGGRAEIGVIEGDKEAASPGLMTVLQDTLGRRSMIKPAVSDEIMDQQQKSSIMLYHVSDTAGQLSVTEVATRPLVQDLLNHDDCYILDQSGTKIYVWKGKGATKVEKQAAMSKALDFIKMKGYPSSTNVETVNDGAESAMFKQLFQKWSVKDQTTGLGKIFSTGKIAKIFQDKFDVSLLHTKPEVAAQERMVDDGKGQVEVWRIENLELVPVEYQWHGFFYGGDCYLVLYTYDVNGKPHYILYIWQGRHASRDELAASAYRAVEVDQQFDGAPVQVRVSMGKEPRHFMAIFKGKLVIYEGGTSRKGNEEPDPPVRLFQIHGNDKSNTKAVEVSASASSLNSNDVFLLRTQAEHYLWYGKGSSGDERAMAKELVDLLCDGNADTVAEGQEPPEFWDLLGGKTAYANDKRLQQETLDVQVRLFECSNKTGRFLVTEVTDFTQEDLSPGDVMLLDTWDQVFLWIGAEANATEKKGALSTAQEYLVTHPSGRDPDTPILIIKQGFEPPTFTGWFLAWDPHIWSEGKSYEQLKNELGDATAIVRITADMKNATLYLNPSDGEPKYYPVEVLLKGQNQELPEDVDPAKKENYLSEQDFVSVFGITRGQFTALPGWKQLQLKKERGLF; this is translated from the exons ATGTCTCTGAGCAGTGCCTTCAGGGCTGTGAGCAACGACCCCCGGATCATCACATGGAGAATTGAG AAAATGGAGCTGGCGCTGGTGCCCCTGAGTGCTCACGGCAACTTCTACGAGGGAGACTGCTACATCGTCCTCTCG ACccggagagtgggcagccttctctccCAGAACATCCACTTTTGGATCGGGAAGGACTCCTCCCAGGACGAGCAGAGCTGCGCGGCCATCTATACCACACAGCTGGATGACTACCTGGGAGGCAGCCCGGTGCAGCACCGTGAGGTCCAGTACCACGAGTCCGACACCTTCCGTGGCTACTTCAAGCAGGGCATCAT CTATAAAAAGGGGGGTGTGGCCTCTGGGATGAAGCACGTGGAGACCAACACCTATGATGTGAAGAGGCTGCTACACGTaaaggggaaaagaaacatcCAAGCCACGGAG GTGGAAATGAGCTGGGACAGCTTTAACCGAGGCGATGTCTTCCTGCTGGACCTTGGGATGGTCATCATCCAGTGGAATGGCCCGGAGAGCAACAGTGGGGAACGTCTCAAG GCTATGCTTCTGGCAAAGGACATTCGGGACAGGGAGCGAGGGGGCCGTGCTGAAATTGGGGTGATTGAGGGAGACAAGGAGGCGGCCAGCCCAGGGCTGATGACAGTCCTCCAGGATACCCTTGGTCGACGCTCCATGATAAAGCCTGCAGTTTCTGATGAGATCATGGACCAACAACAGAAATCAAGTATCATGTTATATCA TGTCTCCGACACAGCTGGGCAGCTGTCAGTCACAGAGGTGGCAACAAGGCCCCTGGTCCAGGACCTACTGAACCACGAT GACTGCTACATCCTGGACCAAAGTGGCACCAAGATCTACGTGTGGAAAGGCAAAGGAGCCACCAAGGTTGAGAAACAGGCGGCCATGTCCAAAGCCCTG GATTTCATCAAGATGAAGGGATACCCCAGCAGCACCAACGTGGAGACCGTCAACGATGGCGCAGAGTCGGCCATGTTCAAACAGTTGTTCCAGAAATGGTCGGTGAAGGACCAGACCACGGGCTTGGGGAAAATATTCAGCACTGGTAAAATCG CTAAAATCTTCCAGGACAAGTTCGATGTGTCTCTGCTACACACCAAGCCAGAAGTGGCTGCACAGGAGAGAATGGTGGACGACGGCAAAGGCCAGGTTGAG GTCTGGAGAATTGAGAACCTGGAGCTGGTCCCCGTGGAATACCAGTGGCATGGCTTCTTCTACGGGGGAGACTGCTATCTGGTTCTCTACACGTACGATGTGAACGGGAAACCCCATTACATCTTGTACATCTGGCAG GGCCGCCACGcatcccgggatgagctggcagCCTCAGCCTATCGGGCAGTGGAGGTGGATCAGCAGTTTGATGGAGCCCCTGTGCAGGTCCGGGTTAGCATGGGGAAGGAGCCACGCCACTTCATGGCCATCTTCAAAGGAAAGCTGGTTATCTACGAG GGCGGGACTTCCAGGAAGGGAAACGAGGAGCCGGACCCTCCAGTAAGGCTCTTCCAGATCCACGGGAACGACAAATCCAACACCAAAGCAGTGGAGGTCTCGGCCTCTGCTTCCTCGCTCAACTCCAACGACGTCTTTCTGCTGCGGACTCAGGCAGAGCACTACCTGTGGTACGGCAAG GGGTCTAGTGGGGACGAGCGGGCGATGGCTAAGGAGCTGGTCGACCTTCTCTGTGATGGCAATGCGGACACTGTGGCTGAGGGCCAGGAGCCACCTGAGTTCTGGGACCTTCTGGGAGGAAAAACAGCCTACGCTAATGACAAAAG GCTGCAGCAAGAAACCCTGGACGTCCAGGTCCGGCTCTTTGAGTGTTCCAATAAGACTGGCCGCTTCCTTGTTACGGAGGTCACGGACTTCACCCAGGAGGACCTGAGCCCAGGTGATGTGATGCTTCTGGACACCTGGGACCAG GTGTTCTTGTGGATAGGAGCGGAGGCCAATGCCACGGAGAAGAAGGGGGCCCTCTCGACGGCTCAGGAGTACCTGGTCACACATCCTAGTGGCCGAGACCCCGACACACCGATTCTGATCATCAAACAGGGCTTTGAGCCCCCCACCTTCACAGGCTGGTTCCTGGCATGGGACCCTCACATTTGGAGC GAAGGAAAATCATATGAGCAGCTAAAGAACGAGCTGGGAGATGCAACTGCCATTGTGCGAATCACCGCT GACATGAAGAACGCAACACTTTACCTGAATCCTAGTGACGGTGAGCCAAAGTACTACCCGGTGGAAGTTCTGCTGAAAGGTCAGAACCAGGAGCTGCCTGAGGATGTGGACCCCGCCAAAAAGGAG
- the Avil gene encoding advillin isoform X3, with protein sequence MHVCFKGNVSSLWPRALDQGDSSSRKTATMSLSSAFRAVSNDPRIITWRIEKMELALVPLSAHGNFYEGDCYIVLSTRRVGSLLSQNIHFWIGKDSSQDEQSCAAIYTTQLDDYLGGSPVQHREVQYHESDTFRGYFKQGIIYKKGGVASGMKHVETNTYDVKRLLHVKGKRNIQATEVEMSWDSFNRGDVFLLDLGMVIIQWNGPESNSGERLKAMLLAKDIRDRERGGRAEIGVIEGDKEAASPGLMTVLQDTLGRRSMIKPAVSDEIMDQQQKSSIMLYHVSDTAGQLSVTEVATRPLVQDLLNHDDCYILDQSGTKIYVWKGKGATKVEKQAAMSKALDFIKMKGYPSSTNVETVNDGAESAMFKQLFQKWSVKDQTTGLGKIFSTGKIAKIFQDKFDVSLLHTKPEVAAQERMVDDGKGQVEVWRIENLELVPVEYQWHGFFYGGDCYLVLYTYDVNGKPHYILYIWQGRHASRDELAASAYRAVEVDQQFDGAPVQVRVSMGKEPRHFMAIFKGKLVIYEGGTSRKGNEEPDPPVRLFQIHGNDKSNTKAVEVSASASSLNSNDVFLLRTQAEHYLWYGKGSSGDERAMAKELVDLLCDGNADTVAEGQEPPEFWDLLGGKTAYANDKRLQQETLDVQVRLFECSNKTGRFLVTEVTDFTQEDLSPGDVMLLDTWDQVFLWIGAEANATEKKGALSTAQEYLVTHPSGRDPDTPILIIKQGFEPPTFTGWFLAWDPHIWSEGKSYEQLKNELGDATAIVRITADMKNATLYLNPSDGEPKYYPVEVLLKGQNQELPEDVDPAKKENYLSEQDFVSVFGITRGQFTALPGWKQLQLKKERGLF encoded by the exons ATGCATGTATGTTTTAAAGGAAATGTGTCATCCCTATGGCCCAGAGCTCTTGACCAAGGTGACAGCAG TTCCAGGAAGACAGCCACTATGTCTCTGAGCAGTGCCTTCAGGGCTGTGAGCAACGACCCCCGGATCATCACATGGAGAATTGAG AAAATGGAGCTGGCGCTGGTGCCCCTGAGTGCTCACGGCAACTTCTACGAGGGAGACTGCTACATCGTCCTCTCG ACccggagagtgggcagccttctctccCAGAACATCCACTTTTGGATCGGGAAGGACTCCTCCCAGGACGAGCAGAGCTGCGCGGCCATCTATACCACACAGCTGGATGACTACCTGGGAGGCAGCCCGGTGCAGCACCGTGAGGTCCAGTACCACGAGTCCGACACCTTCCGTGGCTACTTCAAGCAGGGCATCAT CTATAAAAAGGGGGGTGTGGCCTCTGGGATGAAGCACGTGGAGACCAACACCTATGATGTGAAGAGGCTGCTACACGTaaaggggaaaagaaacatcCAAGCCACGGAG GTGGAAATGAGCTGGGACAGCTTTAACCGAGGCGATGTCTTCCTGCTGGACCTTGGGATGGTCATCATCCAGTGGAATGGCCCGGAGAGCAACAGTGGGGAACGTCTCAAG GCTATGCTTCTGGCAAAGGACATTCGGGACAGGGAGCGAGGGGGCCGTGCTGAAATTGGGGTGATTGAGGGAGACAAGGAGGCGGCCAGCCCAGGGCTGATGACAGTCCTCCAGGATACCCTTGGTCGACGCTCCATGATAAAGCCTGCAGTTTCTGATGAGATCATGGACCAACAACAGAAATCAAGTATCATGTTATATCA TGTCTCCGACACAGCTGGGCAGCTGTCAGTCACAGAGGTGGCAACAAGGCCCCTGGTCCAGGACCTACTGAACCACGAT GACTGCTACATCCTGGACCAAAGTGGCACCAAGATCTACGTGTGGAAAGGCAAAGGAGCCACCAAGGTTGAGAAACAGGCGGCCATGTCCAAAGCCCTG GATTTCATCAAGATGAAGGGATACCCCAGCAGCACCAACGTGGAGACCGTCAACGATGGCGCAGAGTCGGCCATGTTCAAACAGTTGTTCCAGAAATGGTCGGTGAAGGACCAGACCACGGGCTTGGGGAAAATATTCAGCACTGGTAAAATCG CTAAAATCTTCCAGGACAAGTTCGATGTGTCTCTGCTACACACCAAGCCAGAAGTGGCTGCACAGGAGAGAATGGTGGACGACGGCAAAGGCCAGGTTGAG GTCTGGAGAATTGAGAACCTGGAGCTGGTCCCCGTGGAATACCAGTGGCATGGCTTCTTCTACGGGGGAGACTGCTATCTGGTTCTCTACACGTACGATGTGAACGGGAAACCCCATTACATCTTGTACATCTGGCAG GGCCGCCACGcatcccgggatgagctggcagCCTCAGCCTATCGGGCAGTGGAGGTGGATCAGCAGTTTGATGGAGCCCCTGTGCAGGTCCGGGTTAGCATGGGGAAGGAGCCACGCCACTTCATGGCCATCTTCAAAGGAAAGCTGGTTATCTACGAG GGCGGGACTTCCAGGAAGGGAAACGAGGAGCCGGACCCTCCAGTAAGGCTCTTCCAGATCCACGGGAACGACAAATCCAACACCAAAGCAGTGGAGGTCTCGGCCTCTGCTTCCTCGCTCAACTCCAACGACGTCTTTCTGCTGCGGACTCAGGCAGAGCACTACCTGTGGTACGGCAAG GGGTCTAGTGGGGACGAGCGGGCGATGGCTAAGGAGCTGGTCGACCTTCTCTGTGATGGCAATGCGGACACTGTGGCTGAGGGCCAGGAGCCACCTGAGTTCTGGGACCTTCTGGGAGGAAAAACAGCCTACGCTAATGACAAAAG GCTGCAGCAAGAAACCCTGGACGTCCAGGTCCGGCTCTTTGAGTGTTCCAATAAGACTGGCCGCTTCCTTGTTACGGAGGTCACGGACTTCACCCAGGAGGACCTGAGCCCAGGTGATGTGATGCTTCTGGACACCTGGGACCAG GTGTTCTTGTGGATAGGAGCGGAGGCCAATGCCACGGAGAAGAAGGGGGCCCTCTCGACGGCTCAGGAGTACCTGGTCACACATCCTAGTGGCCGAGACCCCGACACACCGATTCTGATCATCAAACAGGGCTTTGAGCCCCCCACCTTCACAGGCTGGTTCCTGGCATGGGACCCTCACATTTGGAGC GAAGGAAAATCATATGAGCAGCTAAAGAACGAGCTGGGAGATGCAACTGCCATTGTGCGAATCACCGCT GACATGAAGAACGCAACACTTTACCTGAATCCTAGTGACGGTGAGCCAAAGTACTACCCGGTGGAAGTTCTGCTGAAAGGTCAGAACCAGGAGCTGCCTGAGGATGTGGACCCCGCCAAAAAGGAG